In Acipenser ruthenus chromosome 16, fAciRut3.2 maternal haplotype, whole genome shotgun sequence, the following proteins share a genomic window:
- the LOC117412563 gene encoding protein TASOR-like isoform X3: MASSNQNVGQETKADGRSRGGSVSIENSDVPRHLMPGSALASKQDGEQAVCEAGLVLLAGQEDAERRRSSMSDLKTSDNGSAAFEKAALEQPRRSFHIPRKNKEKKALFQFMSLDSREFKEILKIMSSSYLDPSSGSTFSYKKASLIHSELLEKEFIEKRRELKQDGRTEKELEESYAFLLADPTKLNWICEKGLDIGHSRVTTLGKPSLGVYLSKHADLLQMNPFDVGATGEIIIFKVMKGRIKSIYENMSKNILDPTPKFDCHVSKNSSRVTTLWSYRAFELTQTYFYEYVFDDIKKRPRHVCPYAVVSFMCQDKGSAPVPKPSPPPMSVSNSSDGGGGKGHFTVWSGQFLNKGNLICHADLKSDKWLFPPFKLPEKLDVGSVMALDQVKLKIPAAVFYRDTYNRQREVLKSGMYCSLFELMEKSKSGSSLPSVLQKLEKEKLVLVKPLEDKGFLFLLSSSQMVYNELKGEQLRCLQALFLFQEPRDVVKAAKSSAKAAPQSTEGTEEIMPHLMTFIPALHYGLMKSRNNTSTPPNIAVERCAKDYLKNLPEGGRKRIREFVLYEYDQKLDHRKALFTPPYVKTNIDKALHFYLYESNAFKLSLSRVREMVESSLRVPECSREGSEGKCESKRLGWGNGSEHAPLSQKTSHNAMDDPEKLKELIHLIQSRKKHMGEGAESEEFKSVRSLKRKLEGDDVETAYKHLRTWAGENGEDLKADVEQSPDSSSLITCLGGQDTDLRKQDPSSTVAADTQSLIQLLLDTLTSTGGASAVALLNKPLDLGCAQEPPTMHGYEDSEKKGALMAADPSSTCNASDLRLASGDDRSDGKDSSEEQMAGSVSSLEGFSPCSSTQLEQTHHREQGARLPGDSNMAWKLIPITGMKSQTYRLAQEAISPHDPRVLRSQDSSPVKFTQVSPPMPAEMHEDDKDAVHPGWSSFTAEYTSAEPRDVESTVFQEFGGFTTKVQELLRQENVLYSTKSVVSIPEKLTSGFSKCVRVREPHVPVQNYVDKLCEKMRSLVDSEKLRAAARHSQLSSSPPEQSLQTGARLGTVTNTPQVQMELSQSPRKECLKQDEPEPEQQSLNVNPAALSVPSLDTAMEPEPAAVAGGRDGMLPLGEAAAHCSPISSAVQAPAAFSNLINQLKPEVFSSLVKIIKDVQKNTLKFYIHAEEESTVCAEIKEYLMRLGNAECNPQNFLEKNSSLDKLLIIIQNEDIAANIHEIPALVSLKKLPSVSFAGVDSLDDVKNHTYNELFVSGGFIVSDESVLNPDVITVEKLQSFLNFLEERNTQSNWQWKIHFKTQKKLKEMGRMNSKVLSLLTLLNSYQKKHLVEFLSYHECDSQSRQAPELDCLIKLQAQNIQRRHVVFLTEKRFEMFPKHCNNGVVVATIEDFMQSFQSLIGFNSSSTEDKCVPGTSTPEVQPAETHLVG, from the exons ATGGCTAGCAGCAACCAGAATGTAGGACAGGAGACTAAAGCGGACGGGAGGAGCCGCGGAGGCAGCGTATCTATTGAGAATAGTGATGTTCCGAGGCATTTAATGCCAGGCTCGGCTCTCGCATCCAAACAAGATGGCGAACAGGCTGTATGTGAAGCAGGACTCGTGCTGCTAGCAGGGCAAGAAGATGCAGAGCGGCGCAGGAGCAGCATGTCGGACCTGAAGACGAGTGATAATGGCTCCGCGGCGTTTGAAAAGGCTGCGCTAGAACAGCCAAGGAGAAGCTTTCACATTCCCCGgaagaacaaagaaaagaaag CGCTGTTTCAGTTCATGTCTCTGGACTCTCGGGAGTTTAAAGAGATTCTGAAGATTATGAGCTCCTCCTACCTCGACCCGTCTTCAGGAAGCACCTTTTCTTATAAGAAGGCCAGCCTGATCCACAGCGAGCTGCTGGAGAAGGAG TTTATTGAAAAGAGACGAGAGTTGAAACAGGACGGGCGGACAGAGAAGGAGCTTGAGGAGTCCTATGCTTTTTTGCTGGCTGATCCTACAAAG CTCAACTGGATTTGTGAAAAAGGATTAGACATTGGACATTCCAGAGTCACAACACTTGGCAAGCCTTCATTGG gtgTTTATCTGTCCAAGCATGCTGATCTGCTACAGATGAATCCCTTTGATGTCGGAGCAACTGGAGAAATAATCATATTTAAAGTTATGAAG ggaaGAATTAAGAGCATATATGAAAACATGTCGAAAAACATCCTGGATCCAACCCCAAAGTTTGATTGTCACGTTTCCAAAAATTCTTCACGGGTCACGACGCTGTGGTCCTACAGAGCGTTTGAGCTCACACAG ACCTACTTCTATGAGTATGTCTTTGATGACATTAAGAAGCGCCCCAGGCACGTGTGTCCCTATGCTGTGGTGTCATTCATGTGCCAAGACAAGGGCAGTGCACCAGTGCCAAAGCCATCGCCTCCGccaat GTCAGTCAGCAACAGCTCAGATGGGGGTGGAG gtAAAGGCCACTTCACGGTTTGGAGCGGTCAGTTTCTAAACAAGGGGAACCTAATCTGCCATGCCGACCTGAAATCTGACAAGTGGCTATTTCCCCCCTTCAAACT GCCCGAGAAGCTTGACGTGGGAAGTGTGATGGCCCTGGATCAAGTGAAACTGAAGATCCCGGCTGCCGTGTTTTACAGGGACACTTACAATAGACAGAGAGAAG TGCTAAAAAGTGGGATGTATTGCAGCCTTTTTGAGCTGATGGAAAAATCTAAATCTGGAAGCAGCTTACCAAGTGTGCTCCAGAAGCTGGAAAAGGAGAAACTG GTGCTTGTCAAACCTCTGGAAGACAAAGGATTTCTTTTCCTGCTTTCATCCTCCCAAATGGTTTATAACG AGTTGAAAGGCGAGCAGTTGAGATGTCTCCAGGCGCTGTTTCTGTTCCAGGAGCCCCGAGATGTGGTGAAGGCTG caaaAAGCAGTGCAAAGGCAGCACCCCAATCAACCGAAGGCACGGAGGAGATTATGCCTCATTTGATGACGTTTATTCCTGCCCTCCACTACGGCCTAATGAAGTCCCGCAACAACACTTCCACACCCCCGAACATTGCTGTGGAGCGTTGTGCGAAGGATTACCTGAAGAATCTGCCTGAAGGAGGGAGGAAACGGATCAGGGAGTTTGTCTTGTATGAGTATGACCAGAAGCTGGACCATAGAAAGGCTTTGTTCACTCCACCATACGTAAAGACAAATATCGATAAGGCTCTGCACTTCTACCTATACGAGTCCAACGCCTTTAAGCTGTCACTATCCCGAGTGAGGGAGATGGTGGAAAGCTCTCTCAGGGTCCCAGAGTGCAGCCGGGAGGGCTCCGAGGGCAAGTGCGAAAGCAAGAGGCTTGGCTGGGGGAATGGCTCGGAGCATGCGCCGCTGTCGCAGAAGACTAGTCACAATGCGATGGACGACCCGGAGAAACTCAAGGAGCTGATCCACCTGATTCAGAGCAGGAAGAAGCACATGGGAGAAGGGGCAGAGAGCGAGGAGTTCAAGAGCGTCCGCAGTCTGAAGAGAAAGCTGGAGGGGGACGATGTCGAAACTGCCTACAAGCACTTGAGGACATGGGCCGGGGAGAACGGAGAAGACCTGAAAG CTGATGTCGAGCAGTCTCCTGATTCCTCCTCTCTCATTACCTGTCTGGGTGGTCAGGACACTGACCTGAGGAAGCAAGACCCCTCCAGCACTGTGGCTGCCGACACCCAGAGCCTCATCCAgctgctcctggacaccctgacCAGCACTGGGGGTGCCTCGGCTGTGGCCCTGTTGAACAAGCCCCTGGACTTAGGATGTGCTCAGGAGCCCCCCACGATGCACGGCTATGAGGATTCAGAGAAGAAGGGGGCCCTGATGGCAGCAGATCCCTCCAGTACGTGCAATGCCAGTGACCTCCGCCTTGCCTCTGGGGATGATAGGAGCGACGGGAAGGACAGCTCAGAG GAGCAGATGGCTGGCAGTGTGAGCAGTCTGGAGGGCTTCAGCCCCTGCTCCAGCACGCAGCTCGAGCAGACACACCACAGGGAGCAGGGGGCCAGGCTGCCAGGGGACAGCAACATGGCTTGGAAACTCATTCCAATAACAG GTATGAAGTCACAGACGTACCGCCTAGCTCAGGAGGCTATTAGTCCTCATGACCCCCGCGTGCTGCGCAGCCAAGACTCTTCTCCCGTGAAGTTCACCCAAGTCTCTCCCCCGATGCCAGCAGAGATGCACGAAGATGACAAGGACGCTGTCCATCCAGGCTGGTCCAGCTTCACCGCGGAGTACACCTCTGCTGAACCCAGAGACGTGGAGAGCACTGTCTTCCAAGAGTTTGGGGGCTTTACCACTAAAGTCCAGGAGCTTCTGAGGCAGGAGAACGTCTTGTACAGCACAAAGTCGGTCGTTTCCATCCCTGAGAAGCTGACGTCTGGGTTTTCCAAGTGCGTCCGAGTCCGGGAGCCGCACGTCCCTGTGCAGAACTACGTCGACAAGCTGTGTGAGAAGATGAGAAGTTTGGTGGACTCTGAAAAGCTCAGAGCTGCTGCCAGACATTCTCAGTTAAGCAGTTCTCCTCCAGAGCAGTCCCTGCAAACCGGAGCTCGACTCGGGACAGTGACGAACACGCCTCAGGTCCAGATGGAGCTGTCGCAGTCTCCCAGAAAAGAATGTTTAAAACAAGATGAACCAGAGCCTGAACAACAGAGCCTGAATGTAAACCCCGCTGCGCTGAGCGTGCCGTCCCTGGATACTGCGATGGAGCCTGAGCCTGCAGCGGTGGCAGGTGGCCGAGATGGAATGCTGCCGCTGGGGGAAGCTGCTGCTCACTGCTCTCCGATTTCATCGGCTGTTCAGGCTCCAGCTGCTTTCAGTAACCTCATCAATCAGCTCAAGCCAGAAGTCTTCTCTAGTTTGGTCAAAATCATCAAGGATGTGCAGAAGAACACTTTGAAGTTTTATATCCATGCAGAAGAAGAAAGCACTGTGTGCGCTGAAATAAAG gaatactTGATGCGATTAGGAAACGCAGAGTGTAACCCACAGAATTTTTTGGAAAAGAACAGCTCTTTAGACAAGCTGCTGATCATAATTCAGAATGAAGACATTGCTGCTAACATCCATGAG ATTCCTGCCTTGGTGTCTTTAAAGAAGCTGCCGTCGGTCAGCTTTGCTGGTGTGGACAGCTTGGATGATGTTAAAAACCATACATACAATGAGCTCTTTGTGTCTGGTGGCTTCATTGTATCGGATGAGTCTGTTCTGAACCCTGACGTCATCACTGTTG AAAAACTGCAGAGTTTCCTTAATTTTTTGGAGGAACGGAACACTCAAAGTAACTGGCAATGGAAAATCCACTTCAAAACACAGAAGAAGCTGAAGGAAATGGGAAG